A single Hippocampus zosterae strain Florida chromosome 1, ASM2543408v3, whole genome shotgun sequence DNA region contains:
- the tsc22d3 gene encoding TSC22 domain family protein 3 isoform X2 translates to MLALLNCPIVPLWEQTAVKGVLPDLEATMGQRQTRLSDANLPQRSSVCALHLAEPSHRFGCHLQHFCYHDRPFSSSPPYSPSLFKRPDRRASGASVVAIDNKIEQAMDLVKNHLMYAVREEVEILKEQIKELAEKNNQLERENYLLKNLASPEQLEKFQSRIPTDVLLPLDNQGVQVMSEQQTCSRKTGSAV, encoded by the exons ATGTTGGCTCTCCTCAATTGCCCCATTGTGCCATTGTGGGAACAAACAGCAGTGAAAGGGGTCCTGCCTGACTTGGAGGCCACCATGGGACAGCGTCAAACACGTCTCTCTGATGCTAATTTACCTCAACGTTCATCAGTATGTGCCCTCCACCTGGCTGAACCGTCCCATAGATTTGGCTGCCACTTGCAGCACttttgctatcatgaccgaccttTTAGCTCCTCGCCTCCTTACTCACCAAGTCTGTTCAAGAGGCCAGATCGGCG TGCCTCTGGTGCTAGCGTGGTGGCTATTGACAACAAGATAGAGCAGGCAATG GACCTGGTCAAAAACCACCTCATGTACGCCGTGCGGGAGGAAGTGGAGATCCTCAAGGAACAGATCAAGGAACTGGCGGAAAAGAACAACCAGCTCGAGAGGGAAAACTACCTGCTGAAGAACCTGGCCAGTCCGGAGCAGCTGGAAAAATTCCAGTCTCGAATCCCGACGGATGTTCTCCTCCCATTGGACAATCAGGGCGTGCAGGTGATGTCGGAGCAGCAGACCTGTAGCCGCAAGACTGGATCTGCTGTGTAA
- the tsc22d3 gene encoding TSC22 domain family protein 3 isoform X3: MTTEMFAKTSMEVAVYQLHNFSISFFSSLLGGDVVSVKLDNSASGASVVAIDNKIEQAMDLVKNHLMYAVREEVEILKEQIKELAEKNNQLERENYLLKNLASPEQLEKFQSRIPTDVLLPLDNQGVQVMSEQQTCSRKTGSAV; this comes from the exons ATGACCACGGAGATGTTCGCTAAAACGTCAATGGAGGTGGCCGTCTACCAGCTGCACAACTTCTCGATATCTTTCTTCTCCTCTCTACTCGGAGGAGATGTCGTGTCGGTCAAGCTTGACAACAG TGCCTCTGGTGCTAGCGTGGTGGCTATTGACAACAAGATAGAGCAGGCAATG GACCTGGTCAAAAACCACCTCATGTACGCCGTGCGGGAGGAAGTGGAGATCCTCAAGGAACAGATCAAGGAACTGGCGGAAAAGAACAACCAGCTCGAGAGGGAAAACTACCTGCTGAAGAACCTGGCCAGTCCGGAGCAGCTGGAAAAATTCCAGTCTCGAATCCCGACGGATGTTCTCCTCCCATTGGACAATCAGGGCGTGCAGGTGATGTCGGAGCAGCAGACCTGTAGCCGCAAGACTGGATCTGCTGTGTAA